A stretch of Mauremys reevesii isolate NIE-2019 linkage group 25, ASM1616193v1, whole genome shotgun sequence DNA encodes these proteins:
- the LOC120391204 gene encoding maestro heat-like repeat-containing protein family member 2B — translation MLIYSSVAVHAPKEQLLSRVEADITGNILLHYRASCQVLGITVVNKDMNLKLTLIHNVMEISCAILETRDSQEFEFSYKLELLGYMLDFIKNEPLDSLASPVRYKAILAIEHLR, via the exons atgctgatttacagcagcgtggctgtccatgctccaaaagagcagcttctctcccgagtagaggcagacatcacagggaacatccttctccattacagagccagttgtcag gtgctgggcatcactgttgTAAACAAG gacatgaacctaaaattaaccctcatccacaatgtcatggagattagctgtgccatcttggagaccagagactcccaAGAGTTCGAATTCTCATACAAACTGGAGCTCCTTGGCTACATGctg gacttcattaaaaacgaaccactggattccctggcatctccagttcgctacaaGGCAATTCTTGCTATTgaacatctgaggtag